In Paroedura picta isolate Pp20150507F chromosome 15, Ppicta_v3.0, whole genome shotgun sequence, the genomic window atAAGGACTCCCTAAACGGAACAGATGCATGAGATCCAACCCAACGACTCAGTTTAATGTGTTACAAAGCAAGGCAATCAGCCAACTGGAGTGCAAAGCTACCCGACACAGCCTACGGAGAACCGCACCGTGACAACATGAGCGCTACGGACCAAGCGAGCCAAAATtcgggtccagtggcacctttaagagcaacacagttccatctaaggcaggggtgggcaaactgtggccctccagatgtccatggactacaattcccatgagcccctgccagcattagtccatggacatctggagggccacaatttgcccacccctgatcgaAGGCATAGGCTTCTGTCTCCATGCACAAAACAAACATCGTAACTGAAGAAGTAAGCAGGCATCCAAACGCTTATCCCTTGGATAAAACTTGATTGATCTTAAGGTGTTCTCTGGACTTGAAAAAAGTCCGGTTTAACACACCTTGCAGTTTCTCTAGCTGCAAGAGTTCAGTGCTGCTCCATACCCCAAGTGCAAGGTGCAGGGTGGGCATGTGAGGTTCTAACTAGCTTCTTTTAAACAAACGGCGCAAATATTTGTCCAGCACCCAGCAGTTATGGGACCAGCTGCAAACACACTTCAAGGAGCAGCAAAGCAGGAGGCGGGAAGCCAGAAATCCTGCAAATCGCATTTCCTGGGAGGCAGCAGGTTTACTTCCGAGTAAACCTGCCTGCCTCCTGCTTCAGCCATGGCTAGACAGCCCTTTGAGGCCACCTTTAATCTTTTCCGTTCAAAAGCACATGCCGGATATTTTTCCTGGGAGACAGGCAGACACGGCAGCCAACGAGAGGCTTCGCCTAGCGATGCCGGCGCCACGGATAGGCTGGCCGGCCAGGTTCATCTGCATGCCTTGCTGCTATTGGATAAGGGGTTCTGGCGGTTCGGGATGCGGCGGAAGGCACAGAGGAGCCGATGGATGGAACTGCCCAGGcgctgcggggtgggggaggggagggggaccgaATGCAAGAGAGCAACTTTCTGCAGCAGCGATGGCACAGGAGAGAGACAGGCCGGACCGCCCTCTCTGTGCCCCCATAAGAGAAAAGGGCAGTGCTGCCTTGCGTGGTGTGTGAGCACGCGCATCATGCCATCCAGCTCTTCTCCGAACagtctacctgccccccccccccggtcttgaTCCAGCTAATTTCGCCTCTAGAGCAGGCCAGCAGAAAACCAGTGTGGGGGAGGCAATTACAGTGCTGGGTTCAGATTTGCACTCTTCCATCAAGCTCACGGGGAGGCTATGTTGTCTCCCCAGGCCCCTGAGAGGCCGAAGAAGGGGAGAGAACCACAGCTGCCaccctgatctccttggaggGAAGGCacaaatggaatttttaaaagccgaagaaatttaaaaaaataaaagctatgATAAGGATTGGGCTTCAGTCTTGCATGTCCCTTTTGTTGCTTCAAACCTCGGTCCGAACATATGAACTGGTCCCTCTAGTCTGGCatcttgcctcacacagtggccaaccggttctCCCGGAAGGCCAACAACTCAGCatcaaggctgaggccttcccctaatgtcgCTCCCTGTTAGTGGAATTCAGGGGTTgactgcctctaaatgtggaggctcccttttGAGCACACTTCGCTTTTCTGAATTTCAGTTCaggaacaaaccaacaaacacacaggcctcccaccccccaagaagAACAATTCTGCCTGCTGTGCAACCCAAGGTGGGCTGCTACAGATGTGACATCTATCAAAGCACAAGGTATATTTTGCAAAAATGCATACATCCCGTCCTATCCACTCTATCGAAAGGAAGCTTGGTACCAGTCAGAATAAAGTTTCAGAGCACTTCCTGAAAAAGTATGATAAAAAAGCCACCCAAGGGGTATTTTTAGGATACAAAGAGTTCAAGCAGCTTTTGGGAACAAGTGACCTCGCCCTTATGGTGCGGGAGGTTCAAGGAAGCAAAGGATTGGCAACAAACCCCTGGCATGGCCCAAGTGCTCAGATTAAGGCATCCACAATGTGTTGAGATGCACCGGGAAACCCAGACAGATGCCTCCAAGCAAAGAGACCCTCCCAGCTAAGCGTGGCCACCAGAGGGCAAagccacagaaacaaaaaaaccaaacaaacagaaaaggctGCAGAGTCAAAAAGGTTTGTTACAAAGAGTCAGGAGCCCTTTATTGTCAAAACGTGGCATCTCCACAGGGGGTTACAACAGTGTGCATATATAGCGACAATCAGACGCAGGTTGGCTACATAAATGAGAGAGGATCAAAAGCTTAATCAATGAACAAACATACAGTCCCTTCTGAAAGCAGAACAGTGTCCAGTCCGGAAGCATTTTTGCAAAGCCATCCAGAAAGCCAATTCTAGGCAGACAAAAGAAAACACTCCCttgcacaggggctcatggggattgtagtccatggacatctggagggccgcagtttgactacccctgctctaaccactacaccagatccTTCAGCCACCTCCTGtgagcaaaggattctgggaaagCCTCCATGGCATGgctacatttttctttctctgtggtTATTTGACACAGATCTACCTCCCCAGACACCAGGTGAAACTGCTCTTTAGGGGATGCAGCAATTCATCCACGCTTCAGAACTGGACACTGTTCTTTTGAAAGTGGTTTTCAGGAAGAGAGCAAGGCCCTCGCTGGAAAATAAAGCTATAACTCAGAATTACTTGGCCTGAGAACTGGCAAGCAGGATGTTAAGAATGGTCAGGCTCCCGACCCTCTGGCTTAAGAACTTGCCCTCCCTTCCTTTGTTCACCAAAGAAACCGGAGTTCCCGACTTCACATATAAAAACATATTGAAGATAATCGTATTAGAGAATAAATACTTCTACTTATGATACACTCATGTGCGTTGATTATTGCAACTGAATTCATTGTTTGCCTTCATTACCATGGCAAAAGTTTTCCTTTCAATGAGgattttgtgtgtgcacacacgcacacaggaAAGTATTAAATAGGGAGTCAAGGGGAAAGTTATTTGTTAAGTCCAGGGTgagtagaacacacacacacatgcacacttatATGCAAAGATtgcttttttaaacacacacacacagcaaatcCGATAAATGAAGGCCAGAGGAGTAAGTTCCTCCCTGCCACCTTCATTCTCCATCGCAGCCGGATGAAAAAGCAGCTGATGTTTCCAGGGACCCTACGCTCTGCCCTCCCGGCCTCTCCTAACATCCACAATCTGGACTACGCCTGAGAAACAGTAAGAAGGTCCAAGGACCAGGGGtcaaattcaaaatgtacaaaaGAGCCATGAAACAGGGCTGCCCGAATCCTATAGTTTCACATGGGTGGATGAGTTGGTCTGAaacagaagagcaagattcaagtccaggagcaccttaaagaccaacaagatttccagggtgtaaactttCAAGGGGAGCTTTGAGTCCTGAAAAACTGCATCCAGGAAATCTTGGGGGGTACTTGAGATGTTCCAGGACTTGAATCTTGTTCTCCTATTATATGCATGCTGACATTCTGCAGTGCAATTAAAACCTGGttgcactgagagaactgtgctatATTCTGGAAATCTACTTCAGATAGGGAGAATCTGGCCTTATGGACTGAACTTCCCCCCTGTTCAAACATACAATTTCCCAgatgcgcccccctccccaaccgtTCCTGGCCATGTACTGTGAATCCCAAATTGGATATTCAGTGCTCTGGAAGCACCTTGCTCAGTTATaagtacatcagaagagccctgctgggtcagaccaggggtctatctagtgcagcctcctgtctcacacagtggccagccagttcctttgtggggccaacaggacagagaggccaaggctgttccttgatgttgcctcgtggctctgggattcagaggtttagtgcctctggttgtggaggttcccctcagccaagaCTTTTCAGATCCTCACAGATCCTGCTTGGGACCATCTCACTGAGCTCTTGGTGCAGCTGAAACAGAACACCGGATGCTGGGCCCGCCTGCAGCAAATTCAACACGGGCATCAGCGATCAGATTTCCGTTTCAAGACGGCCGCCCCAGGGCTAGAACCACCGTAACGGTGAGATCTGTCGGGTCGACTCGCACCACAGGAAAAGTGTATATTCTGGAACCTTATTTCAGAACCCTTCACAATATGCGGTTATCACCACAAGGCAAGTCAAAGGAAAAACATTCCTTTGAAACTCAAAAAAATCACACAAAGCTCTGGTGCCTTAAAATagaatcccagaatcctttgcaggcTACATGGCGAGCGAGCTAAAGGGAAAGCGGTCCCTGAAGATAAATTAGCTACGGAGGAGAAAGAATGAAGCGGAGAAGACCCCAACAGACTATGCAGTGGAACTCGAGCAAAAACCCGAGAAAACTAAATAAGCCAAGCCACGGAAGCCCGACAGAAAAGCAAGGTCTGAGAGGCAGCAAGCTGTATGCGGGAGAGGGGGCTAATATTCAAGGATGCCTCAGACAGAATGCTACTTTtcagtacaacccccccccccccaagttctggGTGTCATAAAGGATCAGGGAAACAATATAAAACTCCTGCATCTCTCCAAGTCAACATCCGAGGAGGAAAGTAGGATGTGCCTGCAGGACATTTGTAAGGCTGGCTTGAACCGCGCCGGAAATCATTTTAATGCAGCTCGACAAGCTGCCTGTGAGAACTGCCAAGGGGGCGCAGGCTGCCTCGATCCCTGGGACAGAAGACTCCAGGAACAAAGTCTTGAAGAAAAATAACTAATCGAGAGACTGCACTGCAAAACCTCTGCCTGGATACCCAGGCAAACCCAGCCCGGCCCCAGAGTGGAAACCGAGGAGGAATCCTCTTATCCATTCAGCAAAGGAATCCCAcccaagattccccccccccaaaaaaaagaagattcCAGAAGCCACATTTGGAGGGCGCAGCTGGGGAGTGAGCTAGAAGCAAAACTGCACAGATTCCACTCTTCCCTTGCAGAAGCCTGCGTGTTCCATTTCAACCTCCCTGAAGACGGACGGAGATTAAGAATGAGGGGAAAGTTAGAGGAGTTAGAAACACAACACTCTAAATACGTACCTTGCAGTACACAAGAGCCAACGGCGCTCAAAATCAAAGAATTAGTGTGTTAAATCTGGCTCACACCCCAGTCTACCTTATTGCAACGCAGGGGGGCAACATGCGGTTAATCGGATGAAGGCGATTTGGACTCCGTCTCCCATTTCCAGCCTCACCCCAGAAAGAACCGACTCTGTAGTGTGGTTATCAAATTgcgtcgttcccccccccccccgcaaaaaaaaaaaaaaaaaaaaaggtccttGCATTCATACAAAAGTTACAGGCACTCCAAGAAAGTAGGTGCTCTAGGGTATGCCTGGTACCACGAATTTAAACCAGTTCCAATCCAGTTTTAGCCACCACGCTTCCCAGCCAGCCACGGGATCCTGGGAACGGTGGTTCCGGGAGGGGGCTACGTATCTCAGACTGTGAATCCTAAGCCCTGCAACGAAATAGAAACAGGCACACAATTTCTGGGGTTCTTGCATGAAAGCATCAACCGGCGTCTAAACGGTTCCTAAGCCAGCTTAGATCCTGCAGCGTTCTAGGAGAGGTCCGGTGGCTGGTGAGATTCAGACGTGCGGAAAGAGCAAAGCAGAGAGGACAACGGGGAGCAACGGATAAGACTGCTTGGCCCACAAGCAGCCAAAAAAAAGATGCCATGTTTTCCTGCAGTTGCCATCCACAGGGAGCAGATACCGCTTTAGTGTTTAGGTAGGACGAGCGTCAGGGAGAATCAGGACCGAGGTTTCTGCTATGGCCGGCGGTGGCAGCGGAGGAAGAGATATTCTActctttgttaaaaacaaaaaagccaagGGCCAACCCCTCCCTCTAAAACAGAGAGAGGCCTGGATTGTGCAGCATGCGTCCCTCCCCCAAGTCACTTTCACAGCTCTGACCTTCGGGATCGGGGTCTCCTCTGGCCCGTCGATTTCCGGGTGGCCACGGCTGCCGCAAAACCcacgaggcagcagagggaggtcGTGCCGAACTTTGCCGTGTCCAGCCAGCTGGGGGTGTCGGCCTGCAGGTAATTCTCCGCCAGATGGAAGCTCATCACCAGCAGCCACAGGAGGGAGGCAAAGGCGTCGATGCGCCTTAAcctggaaggagggaaaggggtggatgCGTTAGTGGaagagccgccccccccccccccggaggactGAAACTCTTAAGTCTGCTGGCTCCTAAGTCAGCTGGTCTGCAGGAGGAGAGCCGCTTTCACAATCCAAGAGATTTTGGGGGCACGAGGCTTCAAAGAGagccttgactctcaaaagcttatagctCCAAAATCTGGATCCtctgtgggcaggggctcatgggaattgtagtccatggacatctagagagccacagtttggccacccctgttgacCGTCCACTGTGACTGGATGGCAATAATGACAGATGGATTAATTCAGCAAACGGAGGCCACTGCAGCTGTGATCCTTGGAGAATCACGAAGCCCGTCCGTTTTCAATAGATATTTAACGCAAATTGAAATTCAGAACTTTTGTATTGGCAATGCTGTGGGATTCTAATGGCGTACCACTGGAGATTTTAAAACGCTGTATTTTAACATGTATGTTCGGTATGCCGGAACccgctctgagccacaagggaagggcgggatacaaCCCAACACTCATAACGGCCACCAGCCAGTGGCCTGGTCCAGTGGccctcctccccactctgagccACGTACCTGATGCGTCCGGCTAACAGCATGGCCGAGAGGCACAGCATCAGCCCCAGGGCCACCACGGCCACCTGGTGGCTCTTCCCGTAGCTCCAACCGTCGCTCAGCACCCCAAGCAGCTGCTCCGGCAGCAGGCGGGTCATCTCTTGCCAGCCTGGGAGTTCCAGCAGGGTGTCGTTGCCAGGGGTGGTCGGTTCAGTCCCGTTCCTGGCCAACGGCGTTGGAGGAGGGCCCACAGGCTGTGGGGAGAAGGGGTTCCCCGATCCGTAAAGGGCCATGGCGATGAGGATTGCGCAGCTGAGGAAGGCCAGGAAGCGCAGTGCCAGCACGTGGATTGGCGTGGTCGTGGAGGCGGCGGCGTAGAAGCTCTGGGGCAGAGAAAGGGTTTCAGCCCCAAGGGTACCAAACAGGGAAGAACGCCTGCATCAGCATGAACTCCTGGCTGACCTCGCCCCTGAAAGTAACACCCTGAGCAGAAATCCTTCTCTGGGATCCTCCTCCTTCCAAGAAGTGATCCTCCACTCCCGGCTGCTCACCCTGCATCCGGTTGATGGACACTTTTAGGCATCCTGTTTTCCCATCCTGTTTTGCTGGTGGGTAGGTTTAACTTTGCTAGtctctcaggtgctcctggattgtGGCTCTTTCCTACTACTACGGacttttctactactactactactacttctagactactactactactaccatgaCCTATCTCCAAAAGGGATTTGCAGAGATGATATGGGGGCTCTCACCCACgacaaatttaattaattaattaattcaatttattgTCCGCTGCTCACCAAAGGCTTGCGGAGAGTCACAATCATCTGAATAAACCCCAGCATGCAATACACAGCATGCATCGGGGAATTGCCCATACAATATGAACATTAatattaatacaattaatacGAATACTATCACATCATTCTACGTTATGATACACGAATATGACATTGCTAACGTTAAGAGGTGGGGTGGCGTAAGGGttaaagtgctggactaggatctgggagacccgggttcgaatccccactcatgccctTCCCCCTCGCACTGTTCCCACTAGccgatgctccccccccccccggattcccAGAACAAGACTTGGTTTTGATACCCCGCTTCTCACTAGCAggatgagtctcaaagtggcttgggattgccttcccttcctctccccacctgcatGTAGGACTGGTCCGTCTTCCGGTGGCTGAAGTGGTGCTGCAGAAGCAGGGCCCGCAGCTGCCGGTTCTGGTACTTGATGTAGTACTCCACGGCGGCTTGGCAGGGCCGGCAGAGCTTGTAGGTTTGCTCCAAGTGGTGCTTGTACACCTCAATCTCCTCGTCGTATTTCCCCTGTCCGAGGGAAGGCCAGAGAGAGCGGCTGAGAGGCAGGGGTTGTAAAAAGTGGGCGGGGCTTTcgtccagcaagacttctgagtGGCCACTGGAGATGTAACAAGCTGTGCGGattcatgggtagtcaaactgtggccctccagatgtccatggactacaattcccatgagcccctgccagcttttgctggcaggggctcatgggaattgtagtccatggacatctggagggccacagtttgactatccctgtttaaTAACAGATCCAACCGCAGAGCAAGATCTTTGATATGTGACCGATGGTCAGCTGTGGCAGCTCTGGCCTGGCCGGTAGCAAAATTCCGCAGGCTAAAAAATGTCGGGGACCCCTGATAGAAGAGCCAGAGGCTCCATCACACTCCCTTTAACTGCGTCCCGAAATTTCAGCCAGGGACGGAAAAGATTTATTCACCACCTCAGTGGGAACGCTTGGATtcaggggggcggccaggggggggcCTAAAGTAGCGGCAGAACCCAGCTTGAGCCCACCCAGGGGGCATCTTGAACGCCAACCCCTCTGCCTTGCATCCGCTTGGCAAAAAGGAGCTGAGAGAGGAGGACATGtcagagaggagggaaggagaagagaacaaGACGACCAGATCTGGTTCTCGATGGCCCTGCCTCTCGTAAACAGAAAGCCCCTCCGGAaacggggggaaaaaacaaagcaccaaactccaccccctcccctccccaggactcTTGGCCAGCTCTCCACCCTCTCTGGCCCTGTCCCCCGGCCGGCCGGCCCATACCTCCTCCCTGGGCATGAAGGACGCCAACTGCTTGATCTTCAGGCTCTGGTAGTTGTTGCATTTCCGGCAGAGCAAGACCTGGCTGCTCACCCACTGCTGGGGCTTGGAGGGGTCGTAGTAAGAGCCGGCCCCGGAGATGACGTGGTTCAGGTGCTCCATGTACTGAGCCGGGATGGGCTTGTTGTAATCGCCATTCTGCCCGGGGGGATCGCAAGGTCAGCCCGGGAAGGTCGCCCAATTACTCCCACAAGAGCTCCGTCGCCTTcgtcccccacctccaccagccCCAAGTGCCTGCAGAACCCGCATGAGTCGATCCGGAAAGGATCCCAAAAGGTCGTCCAGCCCAACCCTCTGCCCGAGGCGGAAccggtgggactgagagaactctaagagaactgctccgcAAGCtcatagaactgtgactagcccaaagccacccagctggctgcacgtggaggaggagggggactcaacccagttctccagatgagagtccgcCCTGGCTCTCACAAGGACCCAAACAGGACGGACTCAGTTCTACTTTCAACATTCCGGATTCGCCTCTGCATTTTGCAAAAGGCATAAAGACCGTGAGAATTCAATTCCCCTCTATATTTACGAGTATCCCTCTACCCTTTTCACAAACGCAGCGACGAGCACAGAGCGTTGTCAGCCTCTGTTTTGGAGcagctgccccccgcccccccgggaaGGGGGTTTGCAGGGAAACGACCTACCTCTTGGAAGCCGTTGTACTGCTCGCAGTTGGGGCAATCCCAGCAATTGCGGTTCCCATACGGCACCACGGTGTCCTGGTTGCAGAACCAGCAGTTCACCGTAGTGTGGGTGGGCTTCCTCCTGCAGAGGCAAAGAGAAGGATACTCTTCAGGAGGCATGGCCCACGACAGCCGCGGGAGAAGACGGTCGCAGAGGCCAGACCTTcatggaagctgccttatagcccctccaggtggtggccagaggtctcccagatctccaggcggCACAGAGCTCAATTCCCCCGGAGGACATGATCTCAGGTCATCTTGGACGGAGAGGCTGGTCAGCgcgtgtatgggggggggggcgttggggcCTACTGGGCTGAATGGTCAATGGCCTTTTTCCAGGAATCTACGGCAACAGGCCCATCATAACCAGCTGTCATCAAAACTGGTCTTTCGACATATGACTGGGCTTCTGGGGGTTTGTgaggggagggagtgaaaagGCCCTCAATTGAGAAAGATGCTCAGCCACACGCTGGACTGAACGCTTGCACGGCAGACGTACGGCAGCTGGGATGCCTCTTCGGGCACGGGCGTGGAGCCCAGCTTTGGAAAAAAGAGTGCTCCTGAACTCTTGGCCAAGGACCGGCGACTGCAGCACCCAAAGGCGTCTCCTGCGTGAGAAGGTGGCACCCGGGCTCAGCTGCCGCATCGAGCGCTTCCCCGTTTCAAGTCAGGCCTCTGCTGCGAGGGGGGCTCGTGCAAGACATTCGCTTCTCAGCAATCGAGGGTAGGTGGGTAGCAACGCTGGCcctgccttacagggctgttgtagggATGGCAACCATCTGGCAAGAACTGACCACGTGCTTTACCagcggtggtggtggaaagtgcc contains:
- the TMEM201 gene encoding transmembrane protein 201 isoform X3; translation: MGGVGALLAQCPPGGLAGGLGVTVCAAAGGVLLYKMARRRKPTHTTVNCWFCNQDTVVPYGNRNCWDCPNCEQYNGFQENGDYNKPIPAQYMEHLNHVISGAGSYYDPSKPQQWVSSQVLLCRKCNNYQSLKIKQLASFMPREEGKYDEEIEVYKHHLEQTYKLCRPCQAAVEYYIKYQNRQLRALLLQHHFSHRKTDQSYMQSFYAAASTTTPIHVLALRFLAFLSCAILIAMALYGSGNPFSPQPVGPPPTPLARNGTEPTTPGNDTLLELPGWQEMTRLLPEQLLGVLSDGWSYGKSHQVAVVALGLMLCLSAMLLAGRIRLRRIDAFASLLWLLVMSFHLAENYLQADTPSWLDTAKFGTTSLCCLVGFAAAVATRKSTGQRRPRSRRA
- the TMEM201 gene encoding transmembrane protein 201 isoform X2; translation: MGGVGALLAQCPPGGLAGGLGVTVCAAAGGVLLYKMARRRKPTHTTVNCWFCNQDTVVPYGNRNCWDCPNCEQYNGFQENGDYNKPIPAQYMEHLNHVISGAGSYYDPSKPQQWVSSQVLLCRKCNNYQSLKIKQLASFMPREEGKYDEEIEVYKHHLEQTYKLCRPCQAAVEYYIKYQNRQLRALLLQHHFSHRKTDQSYMQSFYAAASTTTPIHVLALRFLAFLSCAILIAMALYGSGNPFSPQPVGPPPTPLARNGTEPTTPGNDTLLELPGWQEMTRLLPEQLLGVLSDGWSYGKSHQVAVVALGLMLCLSAMLLAGRIRLRRIDAFASLLWLLVMSFHLAENYLQADTPSWLDTAKFGTTSLCCLVGFAAAVATRKSTGQRRPRSRRYPPADPVAAFPNSAGMAFPYPPAPPSVFIPTPPSVLPLTSQQFFHSPRRTSSSSLPGRLNRALSLGTIPSLARTDSGYLFSGSRPPSQTSHSKESPVSEYFSFLSGSCVPSPVPSPAPSVAGSVTSSSGSLRHRRPLISPARLNLKGQRLMLFPSASRAHHGEDHVHAESSVFASDGPTFLKRTPGDRGMHDMRAVVEAGSICSSPSLKKHEDSSHSSSCVVDTTTKGEELTSWRGRFGTSAVRGLLAVSLTVNAIFTSAYLYQSFH